The following proteins come from a genomic window of Sulfitobacter indolifex:
- a CDS encoding cytidine deaminase — MMSDLREAAVKVRENAHAPYSNFKVGAALRTASGAVFSGCNVENVAFPQGTCAEAGAIAAMVAAGEREIAEVYVVAGSDMPVTPCGGCRQKLAEFSGDLVSVTMATVAGKEQKMTMGDLLPGAFGAAHMQG; from the coding sequence ATGATGAGCGATTTGCGCGAAGCGGCTGTGAAGGTGCGGGAAAATGCCCATGCGCCCTATTCGAATTTCAAGGTTGGTGCGGCACTCCGCACCGCCTCGGGTGCGGTGTTCAGCGGCTGCAATGTCGAAAACGTTGCCTTCCCACAGGGCACTTGTGCCGAGGCCGGGGCGATCGCCGCTATGGTCGCGGCAGGCGAGCGTGAGATTGCCGAGGTCTATGTCGTGGCAGGCAGCGACATGCCGGTAACGCCTTGCGGTGGCTGCCGCCAGAAACTGGCCGAGTTCTCGGGCGACTTGGTGTCGGTGACCATGGCGACAGTCGCAGGCAAAGAACAGAAAATGACCATGGGCGACCTACTGCCGGGGGCATTCGGCGCCGCCCATATGCAGGGTTAA
- a CDS encoding thymidine phosphorylase has translation MSARNILARLRHGKALDAEALSWMAGALADGSVSDAQAGAFAMGICLNGLDEQGRVALTLAMRDSGRVLAWDLDGPVLDKHSTGGVGDCVSLILAPALAACGAFVPMISGRGLGHTGGTLDKLEAIPGVSTQLEEAQFREVVRTVGCAIVSASGDIAPADRRLYAVRDVTSTVDSLDLITASILSKKLAAGLDGLVLDVKVGSGAFMKDLAEARALAQALSGTATAAGCPTTAVISDMNQPLVPSLGNALEVAEVMRVLTGAKTGPILDVTVELGGGLLASGGLAADAEAGAQALRAAVADGRALEHFARMLSAMGAPADFAETWHRVLPEAPVIRAVPAPRAGYVNAIDGAALGMAVVNLGGGRVVEADRIDPAVGLSEVLRLGDEVQAGQPLAMIHAARPEAADAAEAAVLAAISLGDAPVAAPDLIFERIG, from the coding sequence ATGAGCGCGCGGAATATTTTGGCGCGTCTGCGCCACGGCAAGGCGCTGGACGCCGAAGCCCTGTCTTGGATGGCGGGCGCGTTGGCTGACGGCTCGGTGAGCGACGCACAGGCCGGGGCTTTTGCCATGGGCATCTGCCTTAACGGCTTGGATGAGCAAGGCCGCGTGGCGCTGACGCTTGCGATGCGCGATTCGGGGCGGGTGCTGGCGTGGGACTTGGACGGCCCGGTGCTGGATAAACATTCCACCGGGGGTGTGGGCGATTGTGTGTCACTGATCCTTGCCCCGGCGCTGGCCGCGTGCGGAGCGTTCGTGCCGATGATTTCGGGCCGGGGCTTGGGTCACACGGGCGGCACGCTTGATAAGCTGGAGGCGATTCCCGGCGTTAGTACTCAGTTGGAAGAGGCGCAGTTTCGCGAGGTCGTGAGGACAGTCGGCTGCGCCATCGTCAGCGCCAGTGGCGACATCGCCCCAGCGGATCGGCGGCTTTACGCGGTGCGGGATGTGACATCGACGGTCGACTCGCTCGACCTGATCACCGCGTCGATCCTGTCCAAGAAACTCGCGGCGGGGCTGGATGGGTTGGTGCTGGACGTGAAAGTTGGCAGCGGCGCCTTCATGAAAGATTTGGCCGAGGCGCGCGCTTTGGCGCAAGCGCTGAGCGGCACCGCTACGGCGGCGGGTTGCCCGACCACGGCGGTCATCAGCGACATGAACCAGCCGCTGGTGCCAAGCCTTGGCAACGCGCTGGAAGTGGCCGAAGTCATGCGGGTGTTGACGGGGGCGAAGACCGGGCCGATCCTTGATGTGACAGTCGAGCTGGGGGGCGGCCTGCTTGCCAGTGGCGGTTTGGCGGCGGATGCGGAAGCGGGCGCGCAAGCGCTGCGCGCAGCAGTTGCCGATGGCCGTGCATTGGAGCATTTCGCGCGCATGCTAAGTGCGATGGGCGCGCCTGCAGATTTCGCTGAGACTTGGCACCGCGTCCTGCCCGAGGCTCCTGTGATCCGCGCTGTGCCTGCGCCGCGCGCCGGTTATGTCAACGCAATCGACGGGGCCGCGCTTGGCATGGCTGTCGTCAACCTTGGCGGAGGTCGCGTGGTTGAGGCGGATCGGATCGACCCGGCGGTCGGCCTCTCAGAAGTGCTGCGTCTGGGCGATGAGGTGCAGGCAGGTCAACCCTTGGCGATGATCCATGCGGCGCGGCCAGAGGCTGCGGATGCCGCCGAGGCGGCTGTACTGGCGGCGATCAGCTTGGGCGATGCGCCGGTCGCGGCACCGGATTTGATCTTTGAAAGGATCGGTTGA